The DNA window tgaatcctcttatctcttatttaaaaactctcctacttgatacattccctatatatatatatatatatatatatatatatatatatatatatatatatatatatatatatatatatatatatatatatatatatatatatatatatatatatatatatatatatatatatatatatatatatatatcaaatgagaactttggttattatgagaactgagaacttttaataacaaccatacaatttaaaatcaatgactcagatttcactcaaattttaagaGATAATAATTAATAGATGTATCACATAAATGCAGATCTGATCATTGATTTTCAATCATATGGTTGCTATTAAAAGTTCTCACTTTTCATAATAACAAAAATTTTCATTTggtatgtcatatatatatatatatatatatatatatatatatatatatatatatatatatatatatatatatatatatatatatatatatatatatatatatatatatatatatatatatatatatatatatatatatatatatatatatatatatatatatatatatatatatatatatatatatatatatatatatatatatatatatgaatttttctcattttttaattataaaataatatttcctcTTAGAAATACACGGGGAGGGCATTTTTCTAACACTACATGCTATGCACCGTCCAAGTTTTTTTGTTGTCAAAACAGAAATATATTTATTTCTTGTGATTGTCCAAATTGGACTTGTTAAGTTATGATGCATGAGAATACAAATAAAGAGAACAATATTTTGTTGCTACACGTTTCACCCAAAAAGaatttttgattttgtttttttagagGTTAGTCCAAAACCAAACAATCACCTGATCCATCTATACGAAAGCTATTGATTCAATCTTAAGTGAAATTTTGCTTTAAAaggataattatttttttaaaatggccaaataatttatttatttttgtttttagtaGATTTTCTTGACATGATTTAATTCTATTTAAAACATGAAGAACACTAAATATTGATTCCTTATATTAAATGCGCCTTATCACTTCTGTTaaatttagtaaaaaaataacaaatactttaattaaaatcattatccttaaaaataattattttcttaaatagtgttttaaaattgttttggaaGAATTccataatatgaataaaaaatttaattactttatgcttttatatttaattattgggttaatagtagtttacttccggtaatatgagcgtgttttggtttacccccaCCGTTGTCAAAGACAAATTTTGGcaacattttttttgaaaaaactattGCCAAAAATTAGGGAGgagggaaaagcaaaattcgctaacattacaggggtgaattactattaacccttaattatTTTGACTGAACAAAaacataactttttttttataataattattttgactAAAAAAATATACTTTCTTTTGTCTGAacatatttaattcttttaaatctcacagttttataaaatttatttatttaatcattaaacatgttcttttcaatttttttgaaatactAAAAAAATGCCGTgtcaatataaatataatttactttttaaattaattataattattagattatttaaaatttaattttataatatctatttataaattataaaataattgattatatATGTCACTAATATAAGAATTTAATAGAAATACACTGATAATGTAATCAGTAAACTCATAACCGTTAATTTTTGTgggaatttgaatttttctttaactCACTTATAAAATATGAGAAATACTAATTAGTGCTCTTGGGATACTCTTTAAAGGTCGTGATTCACTGACCGTGTAAAATATTACACTGACCGTGCACTATCTTTAAgcttataatataaattatatttataataggATTTAATGAAAATACACCGACGctgtaaaacagttttacactgtcagtgaaatcataaccgttaatttttgtaaatatttgactttttctttaaatcacaTGTAAAGTATTtctttttaagggttgtaatgcactgaccgtgtaaaatattttatactgacagtgcactacctttaagctctttataatatattaaaatgaaacttttttataaattaattttatgctATTCTTATTATTGACATTAAGATCAATGGGATTTGAAATCATCCAATGTTTTTAATGTTATCTTTAATTTGCAAATGTAATTATAAAGGAAGTGGTAAACATATCTTTTTAATatacttttataagaaaattatatttatttttaagacAGTCTTTTCTTTAAAGCCACAAACTAGTATGTTTCcagtaaatttaaaatataatttatacaatgtaactgtaatttttttttacacatACAACTAATATGTGTTGGCACAtggataaaaaaaatgatttgtaATTTTCATTAAATTACATGTAAACAAATCATAATTTTTAAGATAAATTGTAATTTTGATCCCAGTCTTATCTGAATCGAGAAATTAATCgcttattttaaatctaaataatttttattctcatatttttcatAGTAAATTAATGAGaggtttattttttaatttatattttttatctataaaaTTTCACAATTACTTTATATGCGATGAATAAACCcaaaattcattaaaataaaatagtacaaGAGATTTGGGGATCATGTTTTATAAAAATTTGTCATCAAAAAATATAAActttgttaattttaaaaatatgagagGAAAGTTAaaacttaaatttaaaataagaaatcaattttataaattacAGTAGATAAAATAGAGAATCAAAATTGTAATTAAatctaaaatttaaatatataattttaaagtaaaaaaattaaCTTGAATGGATATCTAATCAAGGATAAAAGTGAATTAAAGTTTGAATGTTATGATTTAATGGGATAGTTCAAAggttttaaactaattaaaaaaattggagATTCAGATTTCaatctaaaaaatttaaatatagttttaataattaaataatatttttattaaaaaatataattttaaattaattagtaaaacttttaaaatattaataaattaatttaaaaaatagatgCATATATCCATTCCACATGTTAATGTGATGGCAGTGGCACCCACATCACAATTCACAACCACCACACCTCTTCTGACTTCTAGTCTCATTCCATAGCCGCATCACAATCCATACATACATGCATAGATTACGAGTctcaaaacaaaacacacaatataaaaataaaaaacagattAATTCTCtatcaaaatatttttctcaaaaaaaaaataaaaaagaatacacAAAAAATGTCCCACGTATTTTGGACTCActtgcaatttattttattttgttgatagtATTTGATTTGGTTGCatagtttttatattaaaataatactccctccgtctcataataaatgtcctaTTTGAGCAATACGCGGTTTTTAAtaaaatgattggatgtgttggttttagtaaaaaagttaatgtcatttactagaatacccctattaatatagtagttgaataacgtgaaagttactaaataggggtataatagtggaaaaataataatgattgatgcattggaattgtaaatggacaattaatttgagacaaagaaaaaatacaaataggacacttattatgagacggagggagtaagagAAATAGTTTCGGAAAAAACGAAGGGTAATTAGGTAAAGTGAAAGACGATGGGAATTGAAGTTCGTTCATGGTACTTGTTCAAACAAGTTGCGAGTTACAACCTTTTTAAGGTGACCTTACGAAACATGTTTTCATTCATTGTTTCATTTCCACCAACTCAatctctttctctccctctctctcttgtTTTATCAAAGAGAAATTCCAAACTCAGGTTTAGAATAGGAGAGAGAGTGTGACAGAGAAAAAAACCTTACTTTTACTCCTCTTAACACTCTCTCTATCTCTGATACAGCACAGCATCATGATCTCCTCAACCAGATGCAACTTCCTGGTAATCCACTTTCTCCAAATCTTGAATCTGCAAGAGTGATTCAAGAATGGTTCAAGAATGATTCAGTTTCTGGGTTTTTTGTTTTTCAGCTacgaatttaaaaaaaattaattttttttgtggaATTTAATTAGATGGGGTGATTTATTCATCTGGGTTTTGTTATTAATGTGTAATTTATTGTGAGCAGGGTAACACAGGGTTAGGTGGGTGTGGTAACGTCTGTGGTGGACAGAGAAGAAGTTATGGACCTTGGAGGGTGAGTTGTATGTCACCAATCAATGACAGAAATGGGAGCGTTGTTATGGAGACACCTTTGAAAGAGATTAAGAATGAGCCTGTGGTGGAAGATATTGACAATAACGCGATCTCCGGTGGCGGTCCTCGAGATGTTTATGGCGAGGATAAGGCCACTGAGGATCATTCTGTTACTCCTTGGAGTGTTTCTGTTGCTAGGTGAGAGTTACAGTTTTGATCTTATGTTTTTTTTACTTAGCTGTTGTTTTTCTTGTTCTTGATTTTGATTATGTCTTAGGTTTCTTATGATTTGATTCTTTGTTAGATTCAGATTAGATCCTTGTCTTGTTGTGTTGTCTATGTCACCATCCACTCAATTGGAGTGCTTGAGATTTGATTGAATTGTTTTCTTGTTATGATTGAAGCATAGATCTTGAATATGTTCTGTAGCACAAGCACCTGTGAAAAAAGATTCCTTTAAAAAAGGTGTGTCCATGTCAGTGTCTGAAACTGCCTCCAACACTTGTGATTaggtttaatttattcatttttttcaaattattattggtgTCGATGTGTCAGTATCAGTGTCGATGATTGAAGATGTGTCTATATCAGTGTCGTATATCAGTGTCGTGTGTCTGGTGTCTGTGCTTTATAGATTGTATATTAGATGTCATGTCATGAGTGTAGTTTTGTTCACCTAATATATTTCGTCAACCTTGTTTTTGGTTCCTTTCTGTGGTATAGAAATGTAAATTTGCATAGTTGTGGATCGAATATTTTAACAAGTTTATTTCTCAACAGATTGAATTGTTTGTAATTTGAGTAGCTTCTTTGAATATTAAGAGTTCTGAATGTTTATGTCTATGATCCATGTTACGAATTTGTTGATTCTTGCTTTTTAGTGGTTACACGTTGTTGCGAGATCCGCACTTCAACAAAGGGTTGGCGTTCACTGAAAAAGAGAGGGATGCTCACTACTTGCGCGGTCTTCTTCCCCCAACAACTATTCCTCAAGAAACTCAGGTGAAGAAAATGATCCAGCATATACGCCAATATCAAGTTCCGTTGCAGCGATACACTGCTATGATGGATTTACAGGTCTGTTTATGAGAATTTTCGCAGTCTTTGGTTTTTTGTTCATTATTTTGTGTATAACTTTGAAACCCGTCTTTATTGGCAGGAAAGAAACGAACGTCTGTTTTACAAACTTCTCATTGAACACGTTGAAGAATTACTCCCAATTGTGTATACTCCAACTGTCGGTGAGGCTTGCCAGAAATACGGAGACATTTTTATGCGTCCACAGGGTCTTTATATAAGTTTGAACGAGAAGTATGTTTAACAGGATCGCTTGTTTACCCTCCTAGAATTTTTTGTTAGTAACTCACCTTTGATTGGATATTTAAATTATAGGGGGAGGATTCTTGAAGTACTGAGGAATTGGCCCGAGAAGAACATTCAAGTCATAGTTGTAACCGATGGAGAACGTATCTTAGGTCTTGGTGATCTAGGTTGTCAGGTAAATTCTATTATGCGTGTTTCACATTATTACTTTTTGATAGTTTAATTGAATCACAAAATCTGATGCTGTGATCTCTCCTTTTGCGTTCTATGCTGAATTCTCAGGGGATGGGAATACCGGTTGGAAAACTTTCTTTATATACAGCACTAGGAGGAGTTCGACCTTCAGCTGTAAGTATATTTCGGCTATATTGTTACTTGTTAACCCGTAAATAATGCTTACCATAAACTTGCAATGACCTTATACTTTGTTACAGTGCCTGCCTATAACAATTGATGTTGGGACAAACAATGAGAAGCTGCTCAACGATGAATTATATATCGGGCTAAAGCGAAGACGAGCAACCGGGCAAGAATATTCTGAACTCATACATGAATTTATGACTGCAGTCAAGCAAACTTATGGTGAAAAAGTCCTAATTCAGGTATCAAGCAATGTGATAAAGCATAATTTATTTCTTGGCTTATTTGATTGCAGTTCGTACTGATTCCAACTTTTCTGTTTTATGTACCTGTTATGCGACATAATTAGTTTGAAGACTTTGCGAACCACAATGCTTTTGATTTGCTCGAAAAATATCGATCAACACATCTGGTTTTCAACGATGATATTCAGGTAATAAATACCTATATTAGATATTGAATTCATGTATTTTTTATCACAATGCTCAAAACTCGTACCGTGATTGTCTCTGATATTGTATCTACTTTGTTTGTTCTAGGGAACTGCATCAGTTGTTCTTGCTGGCTTAGTTGCAGCTTTGAAATTGGTTGGTGGAAACTTAGCTGACCACAGATTCTTATTCCTCGGTGCCGGAGAGGTATGTTTTTGCATAAGTTTGTGTTCATCGTTTTTTCTCACAAGATCATTCTTCGAAACTGCTACATCTATTTACGCATTTTGGCTTAATTATATTGTCTGGGTGGGTTGCAGGCGGGCACTGGAATCGCAGAACTCATTGCTCTTGAAATATCAAAACAGGTTGGTAGCTACTTCTAAGGCGGTGAGAGAGTATTGTGATCTGAGTATTGCATGAATAATTTAGATTTATCGAGAAACTACCGTTATTATGCAGACAAATGGTCCGTTGGAGGAAATACGCAAGAATATTTGGTTGGTGGACTCGAAGGTTAGTAAAACCGAAGTCAGTTCCACATTTGTATAATAGATTCTCGTCCTCGTTATTAATCCTTTATTCTTACTTTTTCAGGGATTGATTGTTAAATCCCGTAAAGAATCACTCCAACATTTCAAGAAGCCGTGGGCTCATGAACACGAACCTGTTAGAAACCTTCTTGATGCTGTTAATGTATGATGATaagtcttgttttttttttacacgTAGACACATGCACATAAACAAAGTTTCAATTTTCTTACATTTTCAGTGTTATGTTTTCAGAAAATTAAGCCAACTGTTCTTATCGGAACATCGGGACAAGGAAAAACTTTTACCAAAGAGGTGGTTGAGGCGATGACTTCTCTTAATGAGGTACGTTCCGTGTCGCTAGTAAGTAACTCCAATACAACTTCATGTCTGAATAAGTTGAGtaatgttgttttgtttgataatACTTGTAGAAACCGATTATTCTGGCTCTTTCCAACCCAACATCACAATCAGAATGTACTGCTGAAGAAGCTTACTTGTGGAGCAGGGTAATAAGAACCAACTTATATTTTGCATTGAAATTTCATCTTATTCTTGGATCAACGCTCACCATTCTGTTTTCTTTTCTTCCCTTGTCAACGAATCAGGGACGTGCGATTTTTGCAAGCGGGAGCCCATTTCCACCATTTGAATATAAGGGGAAAGTGTTTGTCCCTGGGCAGGTATAACCCCGAGATTCTCCATTCCTTATTATAAACAAATGttgactttttagattcattgaataactgATGTATCT is part of the Vicia villosa cultivar HV-30 ecotype Madison, WI linkage group LG2, Vvil1.0, whole genome shotgun sequence genome and encodes:
- the LOC131654170 gene encoding NADP-dependent malic enzyme-like, whose translation is MISSTRCNFLGNTGLGGCGNVCGGQRRSYGPWRVSCMSPINDRNGSVVMETPLKEIKNEPVVEDIDNNAISGGGPRDVYGEDKATEDHSVTPWSVSVASGYTLLRDPHFNKGLAFTEKERDAHYLRGLLPPTTIPQETQVKKMIQHIRQYQVPLQRYTAMMDLQERNERLFYKLLIEHVEELLPIVYTPTVGEACQKYGDIFMRPQGLYISLNEKGRILEVLRNWPEKNIQVIVVTDGERILGLGDLGCQGMGIPVGKLSLYTALGGVRPSACLPITIDVGTNNEKLLNDELYIGLKRRRATGQEYSELIHEFMTAVKQTYGEKVLIQFEDFANHNAFDLLEKYRSTHLVFNDDIQGTASVVLAGLVAALKLVGGNLADHRFLFLGAGEAGTGIAELIALEISKQTNGPLEEIRKNIWLVDSKGLIVKSRKESLQHFKKPWAHEHEPVRNLLDAVNKIKPTVLIGTSGQGKTFTKEVVEAMTSLNEKPIILALSNPTSQSECTAEEAYLWSRGRAIFASGSPFPPFEYKGKVFVPGQSNNAYIFPGFGLGLIMSGTIRVHDDLLLAASEALAEQVTEENFEKGLIFPPFTNIRKISAHIAAKVAAKAYELGLATRLPQPKDLEKFAESCMYTPAYRTYR